The Corynebacterium tuberculostearicum genome window below encodes:
- the selB gene encoding selenocysteine-specific translation elongation factor, giving the protein MYVVATAGHVDHGKSTLVRALTEMDPDRWEEEKRRGLTIDLGFAWTTLPSGADVAFVDVPGHEKFLGNMLAGVGPAPVVLFVVAADEGWQAQSTDHRDALRALGVEHGIIALTRSDRATVDRTAEIRTQLAGTPLADAPIIPVSAPTGDGIAALRQALDEVLADVPAPDAQAPVRLWVDRAFSVKGAGTVVTGTLAAGTLRVGDSLKVATAGGERAVEIRGLHSENREQDSLGPVTRAAVNLRGVDAADIHRGDVLLTPGAWRLVDHLDVRRTFGADLDGLPDNLVVHTGTAGVEAHLRPLSADFARISLAHPLPLRLLDRFVVRSPGGRHVVAGVEAVDLRPPELNRRGDARRRAEELSAQDSFRDPASYLRRVGFARVDDLARDGFITAAPPQGIIAFRDWWIAASQVTRWKHALTDALQAHAAAHPLAPGMPRKAALDALGLQEEGLLGLAIAATKAESSEGVLRFPGQRADLGAAERGVAAIEERLKVEPFAAPEADDLTELGLGPKALAAAERAGRLLRLKQGIVLLPSAPEEARRRLSVLEQPFTLSAARKALGTTRRVAIPLLEYLDAQRITRRGDGGQRTLR; this is encoded by the coding sequence GTGTACGTCGTCGCTACTGCCGGCCATGTGGACCACGGCAAGTCCACCCTGGTGCGGGCTCTTACGGAGATGGACCCGGACCGGTGGGAGGAAGAAAAGCGCCGCGGTCTTACCATTGACCTGGGGTTTGCCTGGACCACGCTGCCTTCTGGCGCGGATGTGGCTTTCGTAGATGTGCCCGGCCATGAAAAATTCCTAGGCAATATGCTCGCCGGCGTGGGCCCGGCCCCGGTCGTCCTCTTTGTTGTGGCGGCCGATGAGGGATGGCAGGCCCAGTCCACCGACCACCGCGATGCCTTGCGCGCGCTGGGAGTAGAGCACGGCATTATTGCGTTAACTCGCAGCGACCGCGCCACCGTGGACCGCACCGCAGAAATCCGAACGCAGCTGGCCGGCACCCCGCTTGCCGACGCCCCCATTATCCCCGTATCCGCCCCTACCGGCGACGGCATTGCGGCGCTGCGGCAGGCGCTCGATGAGGTCCTTGCCGATGTGCCCGCTCCCGATGCGCAGGCGCCCGTGCGCCTGTGGGTGGACCGCGCCTTTAGCGTGAAGGGCGCGGGCACCGTGGTTACCGGAACGCTCGCCGCGGGCACCCTGCGCGTGGGCGATAGCCTTAAGGTGGCCACGGCTGGTGGGGAAAGGGCTGTGGAGATCCGTGGCCTGCATAGTGAAAATCGCGAGCAGGATTCACTCGGCCCCGTCACTCGTGCGGCCGTCAACCTGCGCGGGGTGGATGCCGCCGATATCCACCGCGGCGACGTGCTGCTTACCCCGGGTGCGTGGCGCTTGGTGGACCACCTCGATGTCCGCCGCACCTTTGGCGCGGATCTCGATGGGCTGCCCGATAACCTCGTCGTGCACACCGGTACCGCCGGGGTAGAGGCCCACCTGCGTCCCTTGTCTGCCGATTTCGCGCGCATCAGCCTGGCACACCCGCTGCCGCTGCGGCTCCTTGATCGTTTCGTAGTGCGCAGCCCTGGCGGCCGGCACGTCGTCGCTGGGGTAGAGGCAGTAGATCTGCGCCCGCCGGAGCTTAACCGGCGCGGTGACGCCCGCCGCCGCGCAGAAGAGCTCAGCGCCCAGGACTCTTTCCGCGATCCCGCCTCCTACCTGCGCCGCGTCGGCTTCGCCCGTGTGGATGACTTAGCCCGCGACGGCTTTATTACCGCAGCGCCGCCGCAAGGCATTATCGCCTTCCGCGACTGGTGGATTGCGGCCTCCCAGGTAACTCGGTGGAAGCACGCGCTTACCGACGCCCTGCAAGCCCACGCTGCTGCACATCCCCTGGCACCGGGAATGCCCCGCAAAGCAGCCTTGGATGCCCTCGGCCTGCAAGAAGAAGGCTTGCTGGGCCTTGCCATCGCGGCTACGAAGGCGGAAAGCAGTGAGGGAGTGTTGCGCTTTCCCGGGCAGCGGGCGGACCTCGGTGCGGCGGAGCGCGGGGTCGCTGCCATCGAGGAAAGGCTTAAGGTAGAACCTTTTGCGGCACCCGAGGCAGATGACCTAACGGAGCTGGGCCTGGGCCCAAAGGCACTTGCCGCCGCCGAGCGCGCCGGGCGCCTCCTGCGCCTCAAGCAGGGAATCGTGCTCTTGCCCTCGGCACCGGAGGAGGCGCGCCGGCGCCTTAGCGTACTGGAGCAACCCTTTACGCTTTCGGCAGCCCGTAAAGCGCTGGGCACCACGCGACGGGTAGCCATCCCGCTGCTGGAATACCTCGACGCCCAGCGGATTACGCGCCGCGGCGACGGGGGCCAGCGCACCCTGCGCTAG